The following are encoded in a window of Chloracidobacterium sp. genomic DNA:
- a CDS encoding electron transfer flavoprotein subunit beta/FixA family protein — protein sequence MKIAVCIKAVPETDTRIKIAADGRSIDRTGVKFIISPYDEFALEEAVRLKEAKGGQVIALSLGGDEVPNLLREALARGADEAMHITDAGVAVDDPLCVGKTLAAALKTITPDIVFFGKHGVGGDHQQVHTIVAEKLGWPQVTVVTKLEVSDGRLRAEREIEGGVEVIETMLPAVIAAQKGLNEPRYPKLQSIMQAKKKPLATKTFADFGLTPSDVGPEAAGLMIMALRLPPPRQAGRKITGDPDQQVSELLAAMQNEVKVI from the coding sequence GTGAAGATTGCTGTTTGCATCAAGGCCGTACCAGAAACCGACACGCGCATCAAGATTGCCGCCGACGGTCGTTCGATTGACCGGACGGGTGTTAAGTTCATCATTAGCCCCTACGACGAGTTTGCGTTAGAAGAGGCTGTTCGGCTCAAAGAAGCCAAGGGCGGACAGGTCATTGCTCTCTCGCTGGGTGGAGATGAAGTGCCTAACTTGTTGCGCGAAGCGCTTGCGCGCGGTGCCGACGAGGCAATGCACATTACCGACGCAGGCGTCGCGGTGGACGATCCGCTGTGCGTCGGTAAAACGCTGGCCGCCGCCCTCAAAACCATCACCCCGGATATTGTGTTTTTCGGCAAACACGGCGTTGGCGGTGACCACCAGCAGGTACACACCATTGTCGCTGAAAAGCTCGGCTGGCCGCAGGTCACGGTCGTGACCAAACTGGAAGTAAGCGACGGGCGCTTGCGCGCCGAGCGCGAGATTGAGGGCGGCGTTGAAGTCATCGAAACCATGCTCCCGGCCGTCATCGCCGCGCAGAAGGGGCTCAATGAACCGCGCTACCCGAAACTGCAAAGCATCATGCAGGCGAAGAAAAAGCCGTTGGCGACGAAAACCTTCGCCGACTTTGGTTTGACGCCGTCTGATGTTGGCCCGGAAGCCGCTGGACTGATGATTATGGCGCTGCGGCTGCCGCCGCCGCGTCAGGCGGGACGTAAAATTACCGGCGACCCTGACCAGCAAGTCAGTGAGCTTCTAGCGGCTATGCAAAATGAGGTCAAGGTCATCTAG
- a CDS encoding electron transfer flavoprotein subunit alpha/FixB family protein, whose amino-acid sequence MSNGVLVFAEQRNGAFKKATYEALSEGRRIADKLGQPMCAVVIGANIGQLANEAAHYGADTVYVADVAPLAKYSTDGYTKVLVEAIQTAQPAVVLASATAMGKDLMPRVTARLDVGLASDVTETHVTDGVFSVVRPVYAGKAFATVAFRRTPAVATLRPNVFPAAAPDTSRTAEIKSIGGTIVDALQATVTDILAAAKGKIELTEANIVVSGGRGIKGPENYYLIQELADALGGAAGASRAVVDAGWVDHSRQVGQTGKTVSPTLYIACGISGAIQHLAGMSSSKFIVAINKDPEAPIFKVADYGIVGDLFEVVPRLTEQVKKMRQN is encoded by the coding sequence ATGTCGAACGGTGTTTTGGTGTTTGCGGAGCAGCGCAATGGCGCGTTCAAAAAGGCCACCTATGAGGCTCTGTCCGAAGGACGACGGATAGCGGACAAGTTAGGGCAGCCGATGTGCGCTGTCGTCATCGGCGCTAACATCGGGCAGTTGGCGAATGAGGCGGCGCACTACGGCGCGGACACGGTTTATGTCGCTGACGTAGCGCCGCTGGCGAAATACTCCACCGACGGCTACACCAAGGTCCTTGTTGAAGCCATTCAGACGGCGCAGCCGGCGGTTGTCTTGGCGTCGGCGACGGCGATGGGCAAGGACTTGATGCCGCGCGTGACGGCTCGGCTGGATGTCGGCTTGGCTTCAGACGTGACGGAAACCCATGTCACGGATGGCGTCTTCAGCGTTGTGCGCCCAGTCTACGCCGGTAAAGCCTTCGCAACTGTGGCGTTCCGCCGGACGCCGGCGGTCGCCACGCTTCGGCCGAATGTTTTTCCGGCCGCTGCGCCAGACACCAGCCGCACGGCCGAGATTAAATCAATCGGCGGGACAATTGTGGACGCCTTACAGGCCACAGTCACCGACATTTTGGCGGCGGCTAAAGGTAAAATTGAACTTACCGAAGCCAATATCGTCGTTTCGGGCGGGCGCGGCATTAAGGGGCCGGAAAACTACTACTTGATACAGGAACTGGCGGACGCACTCGGCGGCGCAGCTGGCGCGTCACGCGCCGTAGTGGACGCTGGTTGGGTTGATCACTCCCGTCAGGTTGGGCAGACCGGCAAAACCGTCAGCCCGACGCTTTACATTGCCTGTGGTATCTCTGGCGCCATTCAGCACCTAGCTGGCATGTCGTCCTCAAAGTTTATTGTCGCCATCAACAAAGACCCGGAAGCGCCGATTTTCAAGGTCGCCGATTATGGCATCGTCGGCGACTTGTTCGAGGTTGTGCCAAGGTTGACGGAGCAGGTCAAAAAGATGCGCCAAAACTAA
- a CDS encoding FHA domain-containing protein — protein MICPNCGAQNRDDAKFCKSCGTPLKPLARGAKDSLATVAGSPSTETSPSTVVGLEAVFLSGLRKGERVTITTFPATIGRDPNSVLPLALQDQLASTRHAQILHEGGGYLLRDVGSSNGTYLNGHRITEVWLKDADVIEFGIGGPKVRFDFIRQPEAKSVAPDRLEAATLPPLPAVAPSPSEPTISRQPTVGADAFLPPPTPAPVVSPNIETVASSHPTPPVLPMTPPPPPPLPASPPSAFESGATAVQSASAQPPGVAVAPSAYEAPLSTPPPSETGGGKSKLVLFIAIGGVVFVLLLLVVVVVVYFAISSK, from the coding sequence ATGATTTGTCCGAACTGTGGGGCGCAAAATCGTGACGACGCGAAGTTCTGCAAGTCCTGCGGCACGCCGCTGAAGCCGCTGGCGCGCGGCGCAAAAGACAGCTTGGCGACTGTGGCCGGCAGCCCTTCTACTGAAACTTCGCCATCCACGGTTGTTGGGCTTGAGGCCGTATTTCTCTCCGGGTTGCGCAAAGGCGAGCGCGTGACGATCACGACCTTTCCTGCGACCATCGGCCGTGACCCCAACAGCGTCCTCCCTTTGGCGCTTCAAGATCAGCTGGCTTCAACGCGCCACGCACAAATCTTGCATGAAGGCGGCGGCTATCTCCTGCGTGACGTTGGCAGCAGCAATGGGACGTACCTCAACGGTCACCGCATTACCGAAGTTTGGCTCAAAGATGCGGATGTGATTGAGTTTGGCATTGGCGGTCCAAAGGTGCGGTTTGACTTTATCCGCCAGCCGGAAGCCAAGTCGGTCGCCCCCGACCGGCTTGAGGCGGCCACCCTGCCTCCTCTGCCAGCGGTAGCCCCAAGTCCCAGTGAACCGACCATCTCGCGTCAGCCCACAGTCGGCGCTGACGCCTTCCTCCCGCCGCCGACGCCTGCGCCGGTTGTCTCACCCAATATAGAGACCGTAGCCAGCAGCCATCCTACCCCACCTGTTTTGCCAATGACGCCGCCGCCCCCGCCGCCGCTCCCTGCCTCACCACCGTCGGCGTTTGAGTCCGGGGCGACGGCTGTTCAGAGCGCTTCCGCTCAACCGCCCGGAGTGGCGGTGGCGCCGTCTGCTTACGAAGCGCCGTTGAGTACGCCGCCGCCGTCGGAAACAGGGGGCGGTAAGTCGAAGCTTGTCTTGTTTATTGCCATCGGCGGCGTCGTGTTCGTCCTGTTGCTGCTGGTGGTCGTGGTGGTGGTGTATTTCGCCATCTCCTCGAAATGA
- a CDS encoding glycosyltransferase has product MKGRAILCFGGEDWWYHHPHANNHLMKRFARDNQVVFVNSISMGLPSLGSPELVTKIRRKLRSYAKYLRRTPEGIWVITPILSPFFANPTWRRINRWLLVAQLRLLLRWLRIEHPILWIAIPTARDMVGQFNESLVAYHVSDKYDANPVDTGGQVAFIRQLHEELIEAADIVFYHGWKLLADARRGREKSVLLEQAVDFEHFATARHGGWECPPALAPIKRLGKPILGFFGAIERWQIDQSLVEYVCDRRPDWQFVFIGNKTAPLRIESRPNVHFIPAQPYADLPAFAAHFDVCIVPKDATQDIVKYTSATKVREYLATGKPVVIVPIPEFEPMADVIRIARTPDDFIHHVEACLTTDTEADADRRQMAVRDKTWDARFVEVAALLEQALTRRRQPAPPPTDAAR; this is encoded by the coding sequence ATGAAAGGGCGGGCGATTCTCTGCTTCGGTGGAGAAGACTGGTGGTATCACCACCCCCACGCCAACAACCACCTGATGAAGCGCTTTGCACGCGACAATCAAGTGGTGTTTGTGAATTCAATTTCGATGGGGCTGCCCAGTCTCGGCAGCCCGGAGCTGGTCACCAAAATCCGCCGGAAGCTGCGCAGCTACGCTAAGTACCTTCGCCGAACGCCGGAAGGCATCTGGGTTATCACCCCAATTCTGTCGCCTTTCTTCGCCAATCCTACGTGGCGACGCATCAACCGCTGGCTTCTGGTCGCTCAACTGCGGCTGCTGCTGCGCTGGCTGCGCATCGAACATCCCATCTTGTGGATCGCCATCCCGACGGCGCGCGACATGGTAGGCCAGTTCAACGAATCTCTAGTTGCATACCATGTCTCGGACAAATATGATGCCAATCCAGTGGATACGGGTGGGCAGGTCGCCTTTATCCGCCAACTGCATGAGGAACTCATCGAAGCGGCGGATATTGTTTTCTACCACGGGTGGAAACTGCTGGCCGACGCCCGCCGGGGACGTGAAAAATCCGTGCTGTTGGAGCAGGCGGTTGATTTTGAGCACTTTGCCACAGCGCGGCATGGCGGTTGGGAGTGTCCTCCGGCGTTAGCGCCGATCAAGCGACTCGGAAAACCGATTCTCGGCTTTTTCGGGGCAATTGAACGGTGGCAAATTGACCAATCGTTAGTGGAGTACGTCTGTGACCGCCGCCCGGACTGGCAGTTTGTGTTTATTGGTAATAAAACGGCTCCCCTGCGGATTGAATCGCGCCCCAATGTTCACTTCATTCCGGCGCAGCCTTACGCCGACCTCCCGGCCTTCGCCGCGCACTTCGATGTTTGCATTGTGCCAAAAGACGCCACACAGGACATCGTCAAGTACACCAGCGCCACCAAGGTCCGGGAATATCTGGCGACCGGTAAGCCGGTAGTTATCGTCCCCATTCCAGAGTTCGAACCGATGGCGGATGTCATCCGCATCGCTCGAACGCCAGATGACTTCATCCATCACGTCGAGGCTTGTTTGACGACGGATACTGAAGCCGACGCCGACCGCCGCCAGATGGCCGTACGAGACAAAACTTGGGACGCCCGTTTTGTCGAAGTGGCCGCCCTGCTGGAACAGGCGCTAACCCGGCGACGGCAGCCCGC